One Elaeis guineensis isolate ETL-2024a chromosome 10, EG11, whole genome shotgun sequence genomic window carries:
- the LOC105052748 gene encoding two-component response regulator ORR9 — MAVATETQFHVLAVDDSLLDRMLIERLLKTSSYQVTTVDSGSKALQILGLQDDQTNSPFVSSDQHDVEVNLIITDYCMPEMTGYDLLKKIKESSSLKDIPVVIMSSENVPSRINRCLEEGAEEFFLKPVQLSDMNRLKPHILKGKYKEQHQQQVLQDDSITSSNKNSNKRKAMDDEISPEMTRPRLTSSLTVL, encoded by the exons ATGGCTGTTGCTACAGAGACTCAATTCCATGTCTTAGCTGTGGATGACAGCCTTCTTGACAGAATGTTGATTGAGAGGCTCCTCAAGACCTCATCATACCAAG TGACCACAGTGGATTCTGGGAGCAAGGCTTTGCAAATTCTGGGTCTGCAGGATGATCAGACCAATTCGCCTTTTGTTTCTTCTGACCAGCAT GATGTAGAAGTAAATTTGATCATCACTGACTACTGCATGCCTGAAATGACTGGCTATGATCTTCTCAAGAAGATTAAG GAGTCATCTTCTCTAAAAGACATCCCAGTTGTGATCATGTCATCTGAGAATGTGCCTTCCAGGATCAACAG ATGCTTGGAAGAAGGAGCAGAAGAATTCTTTCTTAAACCAGTACAGCTATCAGATATGAACAGGCTCAAACCACATATACTGAAAGGGAAATATAAAGAGCAGCATCAGCAGCAGGTGCTGCAGGACGATAGTATCACCAGCAGCAATAAGAACAGCAACAAAAGGAAGGCCATGGATGATGAAATTTCACCTGAGATGACAAGACCAAGACTCACAAGCAGCCTGACAGTATTATGa